In Thermanaerovibrio velox DSM 12556, the genomic stretch ATCTCGCCGCCCCTGCCCTTCTCGGTCTGGGCAACCTGGAGGGCGGACTTCAGCATGCGAAGCACCGATAGGGCCAGCTCATCCCTGTTCTTCATAGCCGACACCAGATCCGCCTGAACCCTATCAATGAAAGACATCAACCGGACCTCCTACGATTCTTGGCCTGAGCGGCCTTCTTGCGCTTCTTGATCTCGCTGGGCTTCTCGTAATGCTCGTGCTTCCTTGCCTCCCGCAGCACGCCCACCTTCCGAAGCTCCC encodes the following:
- the rpsU gene encoding 30S ribosomal protein S21 produces the protein MTTVVRRDNESLEDTLKRFKRELRKVGVLREARKHEHYEKPSEIKKRKKAAQAKNRRRSG